A genomic region of Bacteroides acidifaciens contains the following coding sequences:
- the typA gene encoding translational GTPase TypA, which translates to MQNIRNIAIIAHVDHGKTTLVDKMLLAGNLFRSNQNSGELILDNNDLERERGITILSKNVSINYNGTKINIIDTPGHSDFGGEVERVLNMADGCILLVDAFEGPMPQTRFVLQKALEIGLKPIVVVNKVDKPNCRPEEVYEMVFDLMFSLNATEDQLDFPVIYGSAKNNWMSTDWQQQTDNITPLLDCIVENIPAPQQLEGTPQMLITSLDYSSYTGRIAVGRVHRGTLKEGMNITLVKRNGDMFKSKIKELHVFEGLGRVKTNEVSSGDICALVGIDGFEIGDTVCDFESPEALPPIAIDEPTMSMLFAINDSPFFGKDGKFVTSRHIHDRLMKELDKNLALRVRKSEEDGKWIVSGRGVLHLSVLIETMRREGYELQVGQPQVIFREIDGVKCEPIEELTINVPEEYSSKIIDMVTRRKGEMVKMENTGERINLEFNMPSRGIIGLRTNVLTASAGEAIMAHRFKEYQPHKGEIERRTNGSMIAMESGTAFAYAIDKLQDRGKFFIFPQDEVYAGQVVGEHSHDNDLVINVTKSKKLTNMRASGSDDKVRLIPPIQFSLEEALEYIKEDEYVEVTPKAMRMRKVILDEIERKRANKN; encoded by the coding sequence ATGCAAAATATTCGAAACATTGCAATCATTGCCCATGTTGACCATGGGAAAACAACGCTGGTTGACAAGATGCTATTGGCGGGAAATTTATTCCGCAGCAACCAAAATAGTGGTGAACTTATCCTGGATAACAACGATTTGGAACGCGAACGTGGTATAACGATTCTTTCCAAAAACGTATCCATCAATTACAACGGTACAAAAATTAATATTATTGATACTCCGGGACACAGCGACTTCGGTGGTGAAGTAGAACGTGTATTGAATATGGCCGATGGCTGTATTCTGTTGGTAGATGCCTTCGAAGGTCCGATGCCTCAAACTCGTTTCGTATTGCAAAAGGCACTCGAAATCGGTTTGAAGCCTATTGTGGTAGTTAATAAGGTAGATAAACCTAACTGCCGCCCGGAAGAAGTTTACGAAATGGTTTTCGACTTGATGTTCAGCTTGAACGCAACGGAAGATCAGCTGGACTTCCCCGTAATTTACGGTTCCGCCAAAAATAACTGGATGAGCACCGACTGGCAGCAACAAACTGACAACATCACTCCGTTACTGGATTGTATCGTTGAAAACATTCCAGCACCGCAACAGTTGGAAGGTACTCCCCAGATGTTGATTACTTCTTTGGATTATTCTTCTTATACCGGTCGTATCGCCGTAGGTCGCGTACATCGTGGTACCTTAAAAGAAGGTATGAATATAACGCTTGTGAAACGTAACGGCGATATGTTCAAGAGCAAAATTAAAGAACTCCATGTTTTCGAAGGTTTAGGCCGTGTGAAAACAAATGAGGTTTCTTCCGGTGACATCTGCGCGCTGGTAGGTATCGACGGATTCGAGATTGGAGATACAGTTTGTGATTTCGAAAGTCCGGAAGCACTGCCACCCATTGCAATTGACGAACCGACCATGAGTATGTTGTTTGCTATCAACGATTCTCCTTTCTTCGGTAAAGATGGTAAGTTTGTGACTTCACGCCACATCCACGACCGTTTGATGAAGGAACTCGACAAGAACCTGGCTCTCCGTGTAAGAAAGAGTGAAGAAGACGGTAAATGGATTGTTTCCGGCCGTGGTGTACTCCACCTTTCTGTATTGATTGAAACAATGCGCCGCGAGGGATATGAATTGCAGGTAGGTCAGCCACAGGTTATCTTCAGAGAAATCGACGGTGTGAAATGCGAACCGATTGAAGAGTTGACCATCAACGTACCGGAAGAATATTCCAGCAAGATTATTGATATGGTTACCCGCCGTAAAGGTGAAATGGTAAAGATGGAAAATACAGGCGAACGCATCAATCTTGAATTCAATATGCCTTCACGCGGTATCATCGGTCTGCGTACCAATGTACTGACGGCCTCTGCTGGTGAAGCCATTATGGCACACCGTTTCAAAGAATATCAGCCGCACAAAGGAGAAATTGAACGTCGTACCAATGGTTCTATGATTGCTATGGAAAGCGGAACAGCTTTTGCTTATGCCATCGACAAATTACAGGATCGCGGTAAGTTCTTTATTTTCCCGCAGGACGAAGTCTATGCAGGACAGGTAGTAGGCGAGCACTCTCACGACAATGACTTGGTAATCAACGTTACTAAGTCTAAGAAACTGACCAATATGCGTGCTTCCGGTTCGGACGACAAGGTTCGTCTGATTCCGCCCATCCAGTTCTCACTTGAAGAAGCATTGGAATATATTAAGGAAGATGAATACGTAGAAGTTACTCCAAAGGCAATGCGTATGCGTAAAGTGATTTTGGACGAAATCGAACGTAAACGTGCCAACAAGAACTAA
- a CDS encoding AMP-binding protein, which produces MQLFDRTLGQWLEHWAEETPDKEYIVYSDRNLRFTWSQFNQRVDDMAKGLIAIGVERGTHVGIWAANVPDWLTLLYACAKIGAVYVTVNTNYKQSELEYLCQNSDMHTLCIVNGEKDSDFVQMTYTMLPELKTCERGHLKSERFPCMRNVVYVGQEKHRGMYNTAEILLLGNNVEDDRLSELKNKVDCHDVVNMQYTSGTTGFPKGVMLTHYNITNNGFLTGEHMKFTADDKLCCCVPLFHCFGVVLATMNCLTHGCTQVMVERFDPLVVLASIHKERCTALYGVPTMFIAELHHPMFDLFDMSCLRTGIMAGSLCPVELMKQVEEKMYMKVTSVYGLTEAAPGMTASRIDDPFDVRCNTVGRDFEFTEVKVIDPETGEECPVGVQGEMCNRGYNTMKGYYKNPEATAEVLDENNFLHSGDLGIKDEDGNYRITGRIKDMIIRGGENIYPREIEEFLYKLDGVKDVQVAGIPSKKYGEAVGAFIILQEGVKMQEADVRDFCRNKISRYKIPKYIFFVNEFPMTGSGKIQKFRLKDLGLQLCKEQGIEII; this is translated from the coding sequence ATGCAATTATTTGATCGTACTTTGGGACAGTGGCTGGAACACTGGGCTGAAGAGACTCCCGATAAGGAATATATTGTATATTCCGACCGTAATCTCCGTTTTACCTGGAGCCAGTTTAACCAGCGTGTAGATGATATGGCGAAAGGTCTGATCGCCATTGGTGTGGAACGAGGTACCCATGTGGGTATTTGGGCTGCTAATGTTCCTGATTGGCTGACATTATTGTATGCTTGCGCGAAAATTGGTGCAGTATATGTTACAGTAAATACGAACTACAAGCAATCGGAATTAGAGTATCTTTGCCAAAACTCGGATATGCATACGCTTTGTATAGTGAATGGAGAAAAAGATAGCGACTTTGTACAAATGACTTATACGATGCTTCCTGAGTTGAAAACCTGTGAACGCGGGCATTTGAAGAGTGAGCGTTTTCCATGTATGCGCAATGTAGTATATGTAGGTCAGGAAAAGCATCGTGGTATGTATAATACGGCGGAGATTCTTTTGTTGGGAAATAATGTGGAAGATGACCGTTTGAGCGAGCTCAAAAACAAGGTTGACTGTCATGATGTGGTTAATATGCAATATACATCGGGGACTACCGGTTTTCCAAAGGGAGTGATGCTGACGCATTATAATATAACCAATAATGGGTTTCTGACCGGTGAACACATGAAGTTTACGGCAGATGACAAGCTTTGTTGTTGTGTTCCATTATTTCATTGTTTTGGAGTAGTGTTGGCTACCATGAACTGTCTGACTCATGGTTGTACGCAAGTGATGGTGGAGCGTTTCGATCCGTTGGTTGTGCTGGCTTCTATTCATAAAGAGCGTTGTACAGCTCTTTATGGTGTACCGACTATGTTTATTGCCGAGTTGCATCATCCGATGTTCGACCTCTTTGATATGTCTTGTCTTCGTACGGGTATTATGGCAGGTTCTCTCTGTCCTGTCGAATTGATGAAGCAGGTAGAAGAGAAGATGTATATGAAGGTGACCAGTGTATATGGATTGACAGAGGCTGCTCCAGGTATGACGGCTTCTCGTATTGATGATCCGTTTGATGTACGTTGTAATACGGTAGGACGTGATTTTGAATTTACGGAGGTAAAAGTAATTGATCCGGAAACAGGTGAAGAATGTCCGGTAGGTGTGCAAGGTGAAATGTGTAACCGTGGTTATAACACCATGAAAGGCTATTATAAAAATCCGGAAGCAACAGCAGAAGTGCTTGATGAAAATAACTTCTTGCATTCCGGTGACTTGGGTATCAAGGATGAAGATGGAAATTACCGGATTACCGGGCGTATCAAAGATATGATTATTCGGGGTGGCGAGAATATTTATCCGCGTGAAATAGAAGAGTTTCTTTATAAACTTGATGGAGTGAAAGATGTTCAGGTAGCAGGTATTCCTTCTAAAAAATACGGTGAGGCAGTAGGAGCATTTATTATCTTGCAGGAAGGAGTCAAAATGCAGGAAGCCGATGTACGTGATTTCTGTAGAAATAAGATATCTCGTTATAAGATTCCGAAATATATCTTCTTTGTGAATGAATTTCCGATGACTGGCAGTGGAAAGATTCAGAAGTTCAGACTGAAAGATTTGGGATTGCAACTTTGCAAAGAGCAGGGAATAGAGATTATTTAG
- a CDS encoding helix-turn-helix domain-containing protein, protein MDTSKIVGEKIKALREDKSISIEELAQRSGLAIEQIERIENNIDIPSLAPLIKIARVLGVRLGTFLDDQDEVGPVVCRKKEAKDAISFSNNAIHSRKHMEYHSLSKSKADRHMEPFIIDVMPTEDTDFVLSSHEGEEFIMVMEGIMEISYGKNTYLLEEGDSIYYDSIVPHHVHAYEGQAAKILAVIYTPI, encoded by the coding sequence ATGGATACAAGTAAGATTGTTGGCGAAAAAATTAAAGCCCTCCGCGAAGATAAATCAATAAGCATAGAAGAGTTGGCGCAACGTTCAGGATTGGCTATCGAACAGATTGAGCGTATTGAGAATAACATTGATATTCCTTCTCTCGCACCGCTGATTAAAATTGCGCGTGTGTTGGGAGTACGTTTGGGTACTTTCCTTGATGATCAGGATGAAGTGGGACCGGTAGTATGCCGTAAGAAAGAAGCCAAGGATGCGATCAGTTTTTCCAATAATGCGATTCATTCTCGCAAACACATGGAATATCATTCACTGTCCAAGTCGAAGGCGGACCGTCACATGGAACCGTTTATAATTGATGTGATGCCGACAGAAGATACTGACTTCGTGCTTTCTTCTCATGAAGGAGAGGAGTTTATCATGGTTATGGAAGGTATCATGGAAATCAGCTATGGTAAAAATACCTATCTGTTGGAAGAAGGTGATAGCATTTATTATGATTCCATTGTACCTCATCATGTACATGCTTATGAGGGACAGGCTGCAAAAATTCTGGCAGTAATTTACACACCGATTTGA
- the rpsO gene encoding 30S ribosomal protein S15 — MYLDAAKKQEIFGKYGKSNTDTGSAEAQVALFSYRISHLTEHMKLNRKDYSTERALTMLVGKRRRLLDYLKARDIERYRAIVKELGLRK; from the coding sequence ATGTATTTAGACGCTGCTAAAAAGCAAGAAATCTTCGGAAAGTACGGAAAGTCTAACACTGACACCGGCTCAGCTGAGGCCCAAGTGGCATTGTTTTCCTACCGTATTTCTCACCTGACTGAGCACATGAAGCTCAACAGAAAAGATTATAGTACTGAAAGAGCGTTAACAATGTTGGTAGGTAAGCGTCGTCGCTTACTCGACTACCTGAAAGCAAGAGATATCGAAAGATATCGTGCTATTGTTAAAGAGCTCGGTTTGCGTAAGTAA
- a CDS encoding mannose-1-phosphate guanylyltransferase, whose translation MTNQDNYCVIMGGGIGSRFWPFSRKTLPKQFLDFFGTGRSLLQQTFDRFQKVIPSENIFIVTNAMYADLVKKQLPEVDEKQILLEPARRNTAPCIAWAAYHIRALNPNANIVVAPSDHLILKEDEFLAAIEKGLDFVSRSEKLLTLGIKPNRPETGYGYIQIDEPAGENFYKVKTFTEKPELELAKVFVESGEFYWNSGLFMWNVNTIIKASEDLLPELASKLAPGKDIYATDKEKAFIEENFPACPNVSIDFGIMEKADNVYVSLGDFGWSDLGTWGSLYDLSERDPEGNVTLKCHSLIYNSKDNMVVLPKGKLAVIDGLEGFLIAESDNVLLICRKDEEHAIRKYVNDAQMQLGDDFI comes from the coding sequence ATGACAAATCAGGATAATTATTGCGTGATTATGGGTGGCGGCATTGGAAGCCGCTTCTGGCCGTTCAGCCGCAAAACATTGCCCAAACAATTTTTAGATTTCTTCGGAACGGGTCGTTCACTTTTGCAACAGACTTTTGATCGGTTCCAAAAGGTTATCCCATCAGAGAATATTTTCATCGTAACCAATGCAATGTATGCGGACTTAGTGAAGAAACAATTGCCCGAAGTCGACGAAAAACAAATTCTACTGGAACCCGCAAGACGAAATACCGCTCCGTGTATAGCATGGGCCGCTTACCACATCCGGGCACTGAACCCGAACGCCAATATCGTAGTCGCTCCTTCAGACCATTTAATTTTAAAAGAGGATGAGTTTCTTGCCGCTATCGAGAAAGGACTTGATTTTGTTTCACGCTCGGAAAAGCTACTGACATTAGGAATTAAACCCAATCGCCCGGAAACAGGGTACGGATATATACAAATAGACGAACCCGCTGGAGAAAACTTCTATAAAGTAAAAACATTCACAGAGAAACCGGAACTGGAATTAGCCAAAGTATTCGTAGAAAGCGGAGAATTTTACTGGAATTCCGGCCTGTTTATGTGGAATGTAAATACAATCATCAAAGCAAGTGAAGATTTACTGCCTGAATTAGCTTCCAAACTGGCACCGGGAAAAGATATTTATGCCACCGACAAGGAGAAAGCATTCATCGAAGAAAACTTCCCAGCATGTCCTAATGTATCCATCGACTTCGGCATTATGGAGAAAGCAGATAACGTGTATGTATCATTAGGAGATTTTGGCTGGTCCGATCTTGGAACTTGGGGATCACTTTATGATTTATCGGAAAGAGACCCGGAAGGCAATGTTACGCTGAAATGCCATTCTCTTATATATAATAGTAAAGATAATATGGTAGTACTCCCGAAAGGCAAACTGGCCGTTATCGATGGACTGGAAGGATTTCTGATAGCCGAATCGGACAATGTCCTTTTGATTTGCCGCAAAGATGAAGAACATGCCATCCGTAAATATGTAAACGATGCCCAAATGCAATTGGGAGATGATTTCATCTAA
- a CDS encoding MFS transporter, with amino-acid sequence MKYELRENQGIPVPLLALMAVATGLSVANCYYNQPLLGSMAKDFTVNDFSASMVATLTQIGYVTGLVFVIPLGDLVSRKKLILTNYIISSCALLAIALAPNIYWVWGASLLAGASSVMPQFFIPLVSYYSPPAHKVRNVGIIQSCLLIGILGSRVFSGFLADVCGWRSVYFVACLFMLGCFLMIHRMLPMLSASSQESYARLMKSLLRLLSQYPYLRIASLRAALAYGSFFALWSCLAFRMKQEPFFASDDIIGALGLCGLAGASAVVFISGYVQKYGARFFSIAGGCVVLAAWILAFWGNDSYLWIIIAILLIDAGMQCIHLSNQTSVVALDASAINRINTVYMTIYFLGGSAGTFVSGLSWQHYGWTGVVCTGIFFIVASLLVNCSKQKVDPAGM; translated from the coding sequence ATGAAGTATGAATTAAGGGAAAACCAAGGCATTCCGGTACCTCTGCTGGCTCTGATGGCAGTTGCTACCGGACTTTCCGTTGCCAACTGCTACTACAACCAACCTTTGTTGGGTAGCATGGCAAAAGATTTCACGGTAAACGACTTTTCTGCTAGCATGGTAGCGACACTGACACAGATAGGCTATGTGACCGGACTTGTGTTTGTCATCCCGCTTGGTGATTTGGTCTCACGAAAGAAGCTGATATTGACCAATTATATCATATCTTCGTGCGCCTTGCTTGCCATAGCCCTTGCCCCGAACATCTATTGGGTGTGGGGCGCATCATTGCTTGCCGGCGCATCTTCGGTTATGCCGCAATTTTTCATTCCGTTAGTATCTTACTATTCACCCCCTGCGCACAAGGTGCGTAACGTAGGGATTATACAATCTTGCCTGCTCATAGGCATTCTTGGTTCACGGGTATTCAGTGGCTTTCTGGCTGACGTATGTGGATGGCGTTCCGTCTATTTTGTGGCTTGCTTGTTTATGCTCGGATGCTTCCTGATGATTCACAGGATGCTACCCATGCTGTCTGCCAGTTCTCAAGAAAGTTATGCAAGGTTGATGAAATCTTTGTTGCGCCTGCTCTCCCAATACCCGTACTTGCGTATAGCATCGCTGAGGGCAGCATTGGCATATGGCTCGTTCTTCGCTTTGTGGAGTTGCCTTGCTTTTCGGATGAAACAGGAACCTTTTTTTGCTAGCGACGACATTATCGGAGCACTCGGTTTGTGTGGACTGGCAGGTGCATCCGCGGTGGTTTTCATCAGCGGCTACGTCCAAAAGTATGGTGCGAGGTTCTTCTCTATTGCCGGAGGATGTGTAGTGTTGGCTGCATGGATACTGGCATTTTGGGGGAATGACAGCTATTTGTGGATAATAATTGCTATCTTGCTGATTGATGCTGGTATGCAATGCATCCATTTGTCGAATCAAACCAGCGTAGTCGCCCTTGACGCATCTGCCATCAATCGTATCAATACCGTTTATATGACCATTTACTTTTTGGGTGGTTCTGCCGGTACATTCGTTTCCGGTCTGTCTTGGCAGCATTATGGGTGGACAGGTGTAGTATGCACGGGAATATTTTTCATAGTGGCTTCTCTCCTTGTCAATTGCTCAAAACAAAAAGTTGATCCGGCTGGAATGTAA
- a CDS encoding DMT family transporter gives MNWIILLLAGLFEVSLTFCLGKTRAASGVEFYLWGSGFLASTVLSMALLAKAVQTLPLGTAYAIWTGIGAVGTVLIGIFVFKEPATPIRLFFLFTLIASLIGLKVVSY, from the coding sequence ATGAATTGGATAATCTTATTATTGGCAGGATTGTTTGAGGTGAGCCTCACATTCTGTTTAGGGAAAACGAGAGCGGCATCAGGAGTTGAATTTTATTTGTGGGGAAGCGGTTTCCTTGCCTCTACCGTACTGAGCATGGCTTTGCTTGCCAAAGCAGTACAGACTTTGCCTTTGGGAACTGCGTACGCCATTTGGACGGGAATCGGAGCGGTTGGTACGGTTTTGATTGGGATATTCGTTTTCAAGGAACCTGCCACTCCCATACGGCTTTTCTTCCTCTTCACGCTCATTGCATCCTTGATAGGATTGAAAGTCGTGTCATACTGA
- a CDS encoding chromate transporter — protein sequence MIYLQVLWVYLKIGMFGFGGGYAMLSLIQHEIVDIHHWLTPQQFTDVVAISQMTPGPIGINSATYVGYAVTQSVWGAALATVAVCLPSFILVLLISYFFAKCKDNKYIKAAMSGLLPMSVALIASAALLMMNRENFMDYKSIGIFAAAFLVTWKWNLHPILLICLAGVVGLLLY from the coding sequence ATGATATATTTGCAAGTACTTTGGGTGTATCTTAAAATAGGTATGTTCGGTTTTGGAGGTGGATATGCGATGCTTTCCCTTATTCAACATGAGATAGTGGATATTCATCATTGGCTGACTCCCCAGCAGTTTACGGATGTGGTGGCGATTTCGCAAATGACTCCGGGGCCGATTGGTATCAATAGTGCTACTTATGTAGGGTATGCGGTAACGCAAAGTGTGTGGGGAGCGGCGCTGGCTACGGTAGCGGTTTGTTTACCTTCTTTTATTCTGGTGTTGCTCATTTCTTATTTCTTTGCGAAGTGCAAGGATAACAAGTATATTAAGGCGGCTATGTCCGGACTGCTACCTATGTCGGTTGCTCTGATTGCTTCGGCTGCATTGCTTATGATGAATAGAGAAAATTTTATGGACTATAAAAGTATCGGTATTTTTGCGGCAGCCTTTTTGGTTACATGGAAATGGAATCTTCACCCTATCCTGTTGATTTGTCTAGCGGGTGTGGTAGGATTGTTGTTGTATTAG
- a CDS encoding Crp/Fnr family transcriptional regulator: MDIKEIINQRYAMPDASLDRLRQCLTEVSYPKGFRVLECGKVEKDIFFIKQGIVRAYTSVDGKEITFWVGKEGATLVSMKGYVNDEPGYETMELMEDSVLYVLKRKKLKELFSEDLHIANWGRRYAEMELLATEERLISMLSAIASERYKELLEKEPDLLQRLPLGSIATYLGVTQASLSRIRAKVR, encoded by the coding sequence ATGGATATAAAGGAAATCATCAACCAAAGATATGCCATGCCGGACGCATCTTTGGACAGGTTGCGACAATGCCTGACGGAAGTCTCATATCCCAAAGGATTCCGAGTATTGGAATGCGGCAAGGTAGAGAAAGACATCTTTTTCATTAAACAAGGCATTGTCCGTGCCTATACTTCGGTGGATGGAAAAGAAATTACTTTTTGGGTCGGCAAAGAGGGAGCGACCCTTGTTTCTATGAAAGGCTATGTAAATGACGAGCCGGGATATGAAACAATGGAATTGATGGAAGATTCCGTTTTATATGTATTGAAAAGGAAAAAACTGAAAGAGTTGTTTTCGGAAGACTTGCACATCGCCAATTGGGGACGGCGTTATGCGGAGATGGAGCTGCTTGCCACTGAGGAACGGCTGATTTCTATGTTGTCCGCTATCGCTTCGGAACGGTATAAGGAGCTATTGGAGAAAGAACCAGATTTGTTACAGCGATTGCCGTTGGGAAGTATCGCCACCTATTTAGGCGTAACGCAGGCAAGTCTGAGCCGGATTAGGGCAAAAGTAAGATAA
- a CDS encoding mobilization protein: MAQKTSINIKPCNIGSSEAHNRRTAEYLAHIGKEKFYVRTDLMAANETWVAPDFGGTSLSERYNQIAAMVKEKTGRAMQTKDRERVNKKTGKVTVVRGSTPLKEGVVVIKDDTTLEQLQHFCEVCKGRWGITALQIFIHRDEGHYGTPGDTATWKPNLHAHIVWDWMNHDTGKSCKLDEKAMSDMQTLLAESLDMERGSSKEQTGKEHLERADFILAKQKQEAEQVKAEKEAAEADRDAAIRETDNAKSEHEKLQIGNEEKQRRSAELDSEIAEKEERAREVDRENTDSIKSGIANLFGKGKYAAIEQENERLKAENEHIKESFPDAVRKEVAKRTKALTEAKRAVELERDSAMAIADTYESERDTALRQLQEQKTGEQHRISMAVSRATAEKDKTIERLQGELKSSRDILNIIADILYKASEVFRRAVEAIIHFATERYKSIFSPSEAADIKSVMQSYGETTEQQKAVGAWLCDYAEHRQPFDEIKHRHTLNEVGDVAEGRYDWRIDRGRGGVSL; encoded by the coding sequence ATGGCACAGAAGACATCAATCAACATCAAGCCCTGCAACATCGGAAGCAGCGAGGCGCACAACAGGCGGACAGCGGAATACCTCGCGCATATAGGCAAGGAAAAGTTCTATGTCCGCACCGACCTCATGGCGGCAAACGAGACATGGGTGGCACCTGATTTCGGCGGCACATCCCTGTCGGAACGCTACAATCAGATAGCCGCGATGGTAAAGGAAAAGACAGGTCGGGCGATGCAGACCAAAGACCGGGAGCGTGTGAACAAGAAGACCGGGAAGGTGACCGTCGTGCGCGGCAGTACTCCGCTCAAGGAGGGTGTCGTGGTAATCAAGGATGATACCACGCTGGAGCAGTTGCAGCATTTCTGCGAGGTGTGCAAGGGGCGGTGGGGAATCACAGCTTTGCAAATCTTCATCCACCGTGACGAGGGGCATTACGGCACTCCCGGAGATACCGCCACATGGAAGCCCAACCTTCACGCCCATATCGTATGGGACTGGATGAACCACGACACCGGGAAATCCTGCAAGCTGGACGAGAAAGCCATGAGCGACATGCAGACGCTCTTGGCTGAGTCTCTTGACATGGAAAGGGGCAGCTCAAAGGAGCAGACGGGAAAGGAGCATCTTGAACGCGCTGACTTCATTCTTGCCAAGCAGAAGCAGGAAGCCGAACAGGTAAAGGCGGAAAAGGAAGCAGCCGAAGCCGACAGGGATGCCGCGATCCGTGAAACGGACAATGCCAAATCCGAACATGAAAAACTCCAGATCGGGAACGAGGAGAAGCAGCGGCGCAGCGCGGAACTTGACAGCGAAATCGCCGAAAAGGAGGAACGCGCGAGAGAGGTTGACCGGGAGAACACGGACAGCATAAAGTCCGGCATCGCCAACCTTTTCGGCAAAGGCAAGTACGCAGCCATCGAGCAGGAGAACGAGAGACTGAAAGCCGAGAATGAGCATATCAAAGAATCTTTCCCCGATGCCGTCAGGAAAGAGGTGGCGAAACGGACGAAGGCACTGACCGAGGCGAAGCGTGCGGTCGAACTGGAGCGTGACAGTGCCATGGCAATCGCTGACACTTATGAATCCGAGAGGGACACGGCTCTGCGACAGCTTCAGGAGCAGAAGACCGGGGAGCAGCACCGCATCAGCATGGCGGTGAGCCGGGCAACGGCGGAGAAGGACAAGACCATAGAGCGGTTGCAGGGTGAACTGAAATCGAGCCGGGATATTCTGAATATCATCGCAGATATTCTCTACAAGGCAAGCGAGGTGTTCAGGCGAGCCGTTGAAGCGATTATCCATTTCGCCACGGAGCGGTACAAGTCTATCTTCTCTCCCTCTGAAGCCGCCGACATCAAGAGCGTGATGCAGAGCTACGGAGAGACCACGGAGCAGCAGAAAGCGGTCGGCGCATGGCTCTGTGACTATGCGGAACACCGACAGCCCTTTGATGAAATAAAACATCGCCATACACTCAACGAGGTTGGCGATGTCGCGGAAGGTCGGTATGATTGGAGGATTGATAGAGGACGAGGAGGAGTCAGCCTGTAA